DNA from SAR202 cluster bacterium:
AGGCGTTGCTTATACTTCAGGAGGGAATTCAATGATACCTACTTGGGGTAGTGAAGCTAAATTAGGTACAAATCCTATAGCGTTCGCAGCTCCTGGAAATAAAGAAGCTCCATTTTGTTATGATGCTGCTAACACAGCTATAGCTGGAAATAAAATTGGATTGGCTAATAGGCTAGGTGTAGAATTAATGGCTGGTTGGGTTGCAAATCCTGATGGTTCACCAGATATGAGTGGGACAACTATGGCACAAAGTTTTCAATCTAGTGCTTTAGGAGGAGAAAGAATGCAATTACCACTTGGATCTACACGAGAACTCGGTTCACACAAAGGATATGGTTTAGGTGTAATGGTAGATATTATGTGTGGATTACTATCTGGAGCTGAAGGATATGCTAATGCTTCTCCAACTAGAAGGTCTCATTATGTTGCGGCGTATAATATTGAAGCATTTGTATCAGTAGAAGAATTCAAAAATGATATGGATGGTATGTTACAAGGGCTTCGAGAGACAAAACCCGCCCCAGGCCATGATCGAGTTGTATATGCAGGTATGATTGAAGCTGAACAAGAAAAAGAAAGAATAGCAAAAGGTATTCCTTTACATCCTGAGGTCTTGGATTGGTTCAAACAGATTTGTGCAGAGTTCTCTATTGAGTACACATTAGGCTAAATGGCGGAGAGAGAGGGATTCGAACCCTCGATACCCTTACGGGCATACCGCTTTTCGAGAGCGGCGCCTTCAACCTCTCGGCCATCTCTCCGTATTTGATTGTGTTTATTTTAGTTCCTTATACAGCATTGGTCTAGAGTTGATAATCCTTGACACTTTGAATCTTAAACTTTATTGTTATCATACGCAGTTAGCAAAGCGATATAAATTTTGAATAACATAACACACAAATTAATAACCTACCTTTTAGCCTCACTAAGGCTCGGTAGGTTTTGTTTTTTCTACTATGGATGATTGGCTAACAGTTATATTAGCAGCCGGAAGTGGTCAGAGGATGCAATCTTCTGTTCCTAAAGTTTTGCACAATATATGTGGCAAAGAAATTATTAGACACGTTATAGATAATGCGTATGAATTACATTCTGGTCAAATTATTGTAGTCGTTTCACCTGATCATATCTCACAAATAAAGGAAATTGTTCACAGAGATTGTATCTTTATTTTACAAGATATGCCTTTAGGGACTGCTGATGCTCTATTTCAAGTTAAAGATCATTTATCAGAGGATTTTCAAAATCTTCTAGTAGTATACGGAGATAATGTACTAGATGATAGTAACCTAATGAATGCAGTTATGAAACGTCATATAGATACAGATGCAGATATAACTTTATTAGCTAAGGTTTTGGATAAACCTCAAGGTTATGGAAGAATTATAAAAAATGAATCCGGTGACATAGTTAGGGTCTTAGAACAAAAGGAATTATCAGCAGGGCAAGAATCAATAAAAGAAGTAAATGGTGGCATTTATTGTTTTAGAGTTAATTGGCTAAAAAATAATCTTGATAAAGTGACTAAATCGAAAATTTCTAACGAATTTTATTTAACTGATTTGGTTTCTATTGCATATGAACAAGGTCGTCACGTAGATAGTTATTTGGATTCCTCTTCAATTGCTATAATGGGTGTAAATAATAAGTTAGAATTGTCTGTAGCTGAAAAAGTAATACAAAAACGAATATTAGATGAACTTATGAAAGAAGGCATTACGATTAAGGATCCTAATACTACATATATTGATTCAGATGTAATATTAGGGAAAGATTCAATCGTATTTCCCAATACTCATATATATGGTAAAAGTGTTTTTGGCGAATGTTCTACGGTGGGACCAAACTCTATTATTATAGATACAGAAGTTGGAGATAATTGTAAAATTATCAATTCACACATTGAAAAATCGGTAATAAAAAATGATGTATCCATTGGCCCTTATAGCCATATACGGCCAGGTTGTATTTTACATAATTATGTTCATATAGGAAATTATGTAGAAACAAAAAATGCAAATATTGGAGAGAATACTAAAATTGGCCATTTTGGATATATTGGAGATAGTAAAATTGGGATGAATGTTAATATAGGAGCTGGTACTATAACATGCAATTATGATGGAAAAGATAAACATCTCACAACGATTAAAGATGGATCGTTTATAGGTAGTGATACCATGTTTATAGCTCCAGTAAATATTGGAGAAAATGTTGTAACAGGGGCTGGAACAGTTGTTACGAGAGATATACCTGATAATGCAAAAGCATTTGGTGTACCAGCTAAAATAATTAGTAGTAAAGGCAAGAAATTATAGATGGATAATACCTTATATATAACCGGTTTAGTAATATCTTCAACTTTCTTTATTTTATTTGGAATCATCAAGGCTACTATACAAGATGTCGATGCCTTACTGCATGTTTTTACTGATGGCAATCGTGAAAGTAATAAGAGTTCAATTTCACCAACTTTATATAAACGTGGGGTTTTTCAAATTTCACTCCTCAAACAATTTTCAGTAATTCTTAGTTTTTCATTTGGATTTATACTGATTACAAGTTATACAAATTATTGGTGGGTATGGAAATTAATTATACTAGCACTAATAGTATTAACTTTAATTATATTTCAATTATTAATTTATCTTTTAATTCATTTTATTGCATCAAAGGTAATTCGTCCTAGTTGGATACTTGTAAAATCAGTTGTATGGGTTTTTGGCTGGCTCTTTATCTTGATAGATAGGCTTCCTGATACAATGAAAAATCGAATAAGTTATTATAATAGCCAACTTACTTTAGCTATTGAATCTGAGGAAGAAGAATGGAAGGATCCAGAAACCCTTATGGTAGAAGAGGAAGTTAAAGATGCGAATCCTGAAGAACAAAAAATGATTAGAGGTGTTTTAGAGCTCGAGGATATTGCAGTTAAAGAAATAATGATACCTAGAGTAGATATGATTGCTGCTGAGTATAGTATCTCTTTAGAAGATTTAGTAGCGACGATGATAAAAGAAGGACATAGTAGAATACCTATCTATAAAGAAAATATTGATAATGTTGTAGGAATAATTCATGCAAGAGATGTACTTCAAGTTCTTACTGGTGATATACAAAATGATGACGCTTTAAGAGATTTGATACGCCCTCATCTGGTTATACCTGAATCAAAACCAGCTGCTGAAACATTAAATGAATTAAAAGAAAAGATGATTAGTATTGCTATAGTTATTGATGAATATGGTGGAACAGAAGGATTGATAACTGTCGAAGATATAATGGAAGAAATAGTTGGAGAAATAGAAGATGAATTTCACCAGAACGCTGTTGCAATAATTAAAATTGCAGATAATGAATTAATCGCTGAAGGCAAAGCAACCCTTGAAGATATTAACCAAAAATTAAATACAGAATTAATAGGTGATGGTTTTAATACAGTAGGAGGGTTAGTTTCATCTACATTGGGGAAAATTGCAAGAGCAGGAGATGTAGCTTTTGTAGATGATTTAACTATCAAGGTTATATCTACTGTTGGAAGAAGAATCAACAGAGTGAATATTGTAAAAACAGAACTAGAAGAAGAGTGATTTTTATAACTCAATAAATCTTTTAGCTAGTTCTTTAATGGCTTTTTCAAAAGATTCGTATACGATATTATCAGTTGCAGCCAACAACATAAGATTATCAACCATGTCGAAGTCTTCAACATTCCATTTATCTCCTTGATATCGGCTATTTTCAACCCGATGCCTATAAAAGCTTTTATCAGAGGTATATAAAGCCACTAATTTATTTTTAGCTACTGCGTATCCTATTTCGAATGCAGTACCTGGATCTGCTGAAACTCCTCTAAATGGTTCTATGTTAGCAATTAAGCCATCACACATATCAATTAATTTTGTATTTGAATTATATATAGATAATGCGTTACTATGTTTTTTATTGGGGGATAAACTAATTTTGTTATCAAGTGGGAAATGGCCTATTAATCCATGCTTTAAACATAATGTTTTTAATTTTTCTCCATGTTCTATAGCATTATTAAGAAAAACATCTGGTCCAGCCAAATAAACATTATAAGCCAAAATTCATATCCTTTTTATCTATGAGAATCTAGGTTATGTTGGGCAATTTTTTGAGAGAGTTGCCAAAGATCCTCATTTATATATCTTAAATCTATTGTCCATCCTTGATAGATATTGGGATGTGTTTCTATCGACTGTAGTTTCCCAATTTTAGCTATCGTATCATTTATAAATGAGTCGTTACGATATCTTTGCAAGAGTCCTAGACCGAAGTCATTTCCTTTCCACTCTACAGCAATTACTTTTCCAAATAATGGGAAGGTTTTTTTTCTTTTAGGTCGTAAATCTACTTTATCATGTTCTAGCGGTACTGTGTTATCAGGTATTCCCAGTATAAGTTTCCATTGTGGTGGAGTTCTATCACTTCCACTTCGGAAAGTAATATTTGCCCATTTTATTGGTCCATCGATAATTTCAACAAACCCAATTGACTTTGTAACCCAACTTGTTTCTAATTTTCTTTCAACCTCATATTTGTATTGGTCCCATATTTCGATAGGGCTAGCCTTATTTCCCCATGACGTAATCAATTCAGCTAATATCTGAGAATTTCTCCAGTCATTATATGATTTGGTGTTTTTTTGTTTTCTATAATGGATTATCCCAAAAATAATAAGAGAGATTAAAATTGTAATTCCCAAAAATGGCCATAATATATATATAATACTTTTACTTTTCTCAGAGTCATTTAAATCTGGTTCTTCATGTATTTTATATAACCAATTTTTCTTTGTTTGGTAGTCTTCTTCTGCCATTTCACCAGATTGTAAATAGGAATCCAGTTCTTTGATTTGATTATTAATTTCCTTTTCTGAAAAATGATTAGCTGAAATTAATTGTGGGAATATGAAAAGTATACCCAATATTGAAACTATAATAGTTTTTGTAATTGTAGTGGTTGTTATTCTTTGCATGATCTTTGCTAAAAAAAAAGAGCAGTTCAAAACTGCTCTTTTTTAATTTCTTTTTATAAATGCTTACTTTTCAACTATCAATAATGGTGTAGAAGCCGTAATGCCAGATTGTGTGGTCACCACTATTGAGTATAGCCCTGCATCTAGTGTAAGTGGGTTTGCAGTTCTTACTTCTTGTTTGAAAGTTCCATTATCTCTAATAGTAAAGTCTGTATCATTTCTTCGAACTAAAGCAGATTGTAAACCAGAAGGTCCAATAGCTTCAGCTAAGAATACTTCTCCAGCAGGGAAGCCAGATCCGTATATTATTACGTTTGGTTGGTATTGTGCAGGTTCTACTATTACTGGTTGGAGATTTGATGTGTCACCGTTCTCGTCAACTACTGTAGCAACAATTGAAACTGGTAACGTGTCACCAACTTCACCTTTAGCACCATCAGCACCAGTTGCTCCGTCAGCACCAGCAACTCCTTGAGGTCCTTGAGGTCCAGCAGCACCTTGTGGTCCAGGACCACCTTGACTACCTTGTGGGCCAGCTGATCCTTGTGCACCAGTTGGTCCCTCTGATCCGCATGCTAGTATGAACAAGAACAATGAAGATACAAGTGATAAGGCAACCAATCTTTGCTTATTTTTTAGTATTTGCATTATTAACTCCTGCAATTTCTTTCAGTAAATTTATTCAGCTGCTTCAACTATTACTATA
Protein-coding regions in this window:
- a CDS encoding Ldh family oxidoreductase, translating into MLEHFRIPEDIAVRVDAGNLRSMTKDVFLKVGMSDSDATLATDVLLSADLKGDETHGVSNMLRAYVRMFNEGILNPLAKESIVRETPATAVLDGDQGLGIVTCPKAMKIAIQKAKNVGVGMVTIKNSGHAGMMGYHALLAAEEDMIGVAYTSGGNSMIPTWGSEAKLGTNPIAFAAPGNKEAPFCYDAANTAIAGNKIGLANRLGVELMAGWVANPDGSPDMSGTTMAQSFQSSALGGERMQLPLGSTRELGSHKGYGLGVMVDIMCGLLSGAEGYANASPTRRSHYVAAYNIEAFVSVEEFKNDMDGMLQGLRETKPAPGHDRVVYAGMIEAEQEKERIAKGIPLHPEVLDWFKQICAEFSIEYTLG
- the glmU gene encoding UDP-N-acetylglucosamine diphosphorylase/glucosamine-1-phosphate N-acetyltransferase; translation: MDDWLTVILAAGSGQRMQSSVPKVLHNICGKEIIRHVIDNAYELHSGQIIVVVSPDHISQIKEIVHRDCIFILQDMPLGTADALFQVKDHLSEDFQNLLVVYGDNVLDDSNLMNAVMKRHIDTDADITLLAKVLDKPQGYGRIIKNESGDIVRVLEQKELSAGQESIKEVNGGIYCFRVNWLKNNLDKVTKSKISNEFYLTDLVSIAYEQGRHVDSYLDSSSIAIMGVNNKLELSVAEKVIQKRILDELMKEGITIKDPNTTYIDSDVILGKDSIVFPNTHIYGKSVFGECSTVGPNSIIIDTEVGDNCKIINSHIEKSVIKNDVSIGPYSHIRPGCILHNYVHIGNYVETKNANIGENTKIGHFGYIGDSKIGMNVNIGAGTITCNYDGKDKHLTTIKDGSFIGSDTMFIAPVNIGENVVTGAGTVVTRDIPDNAKAFGVPAKIISSKGKKL
- a CDS encoding HlyC/CorC family transporter; this translates as MDNTLYITGLVISSTFFILFGIIKATIQDVDALLHVFTDGNRESNKSSISPTLYKRGVFQISLLKQFSVILSFSFGFILITSYTNYWWVWKLIILALIVLTLIIFQLLIYLLIHFIASKVIRPSWILVKSVVWVFGWLFILIDRLPDTMKNRISYYNSQLTLAIESEEEEWKDPETLMVEEEVKDANPEEQKMIRGVLELEDIAVKEIMIPRVDMIAAEYSISLEDLVATMIKEGHSRIPIYKENIDNVVGIIHARDVLQVLTGDIQNDDALRDLIRPHLVIPESKPAAETLNELKEKMISIAIVIDEYGGTEGLITVEDIMEEIVGEIEDEFHQNAVAIIKIADNELIAEGKATLEDINQKLNTELIGDGFNTVGGLVSSTLGKIARAGDVAFVDDLTIKVISTVGRRINRVNIVKTELEEE